The following are encoded together in the Desulfovibrio desulfuricans DSM 642 genome:
- a CDS encoding 4Fe-4S dicluster domain-containing protein, with protein sequence MPKTFLIDTTRCTACRGCQLACKEWHDLPANETKQRGTHQNPPDLNPNNLKIVRFRERMKPDGTVVWNFFPDQCRHCITPICKEVADMAVPGAIIKDPKTGMVIATDKSAKLSPEDAQAVIDACPYNIPRLDPKTKCLTKCDMCIDRVTAGMLPICVKTCPTGTMAFGEREEILPMAKKRLEIVKKTFPKAFLADVEDVSVIYLLAEEKEHYYEYAAFM encoded by the coding sequence ATGCCGAAGACTTTTTTGATCGACACCACTCGGTGCACGGCATGCCGGGGCTGCCAGTTGGCCTGTAAGGAATGGCATGACCTGCCTGCCAATGAGACCAAGCAGCGCGGCACTCATCAGAATCCGCCGGATCTGAACCCCAACAACCTCAAGATTGTTCGTTTTCGCGAGCGTATGAAGCCTGACGGCACCGTTGTGTGGAACTTCTTTCCCGACCAGTGCCGCCACTGCATCACTCCCATTTGCAAGGAAGTGGCCGACATGGCTGTGCCCGGGGCCATCATCAAGGATCCCAAAACGGGTATGGTGATAGCCACGGACAAAAGCGCCAAGCTGAGTCCCGAGGATGCGCAGGCTGTTATTGATGCCTGCCCCTACAACATCCCCCGGCTGGATCCCAAGACCAAGTGTCTGACCAAGTGCGACATGTGCATTGACCGCGTCACCGCGGGCATGCTGCCCATCTGCGTCAAGACGTGCCCCACTGGCACCATGGCTTTTGGCGAAAGGGAAGAAATCCTGCCCATGGCCAAAAAGCGGCTTGAGATTGTCAAAAAGACCTTCCCCAAGGCTTTTCTGGCAGATGTAGAGGATGTGAGCGTCATCTACCTGCTGGCAGAAGAAAAAGAACACTACTACGAATACGCGGCCTTCATGTAA
- the fdnG gene encoding formate dehydrogenase-N subunit alpha — translation MKSTRRSFLKGVGAGVLCLTLGQLGFDLGEAQAYAVKLKIEGAKEVISVCPFCSVCCQVIAYVRDGKLVSTEGDPDFPVNEGALCAKGAALFSMYTNDHRLKKPLYRAPNSDHWVEKDWDWTLAQIARRVKDTRDKDFILKNAKGQTVNRLDSIFWMGTSHASNEECAVIHQAIRGLGVVHMDHQARVUHSPTVAALAESFGRGAMTNHWIDIKNSDAVLIIGSNAAEHHPVAFKWVMRAKDNGAVLMHVDPKFSRTSARCDFHVPLRSGTDIPFLGGMLNYILENKLYFKDYVEKYTNAAFVVGKDYAFNDGLFSGYDPATRTYDKKTWALEMGPDGKPVVDPTFQNERCVINMMRQHYSRYTLKNVSDVTGVSQENLLKVYKAFCATGGPDKAGTIMYALGWTQHTVGVQNIRLSSLIQLLLGNIGVAGGGINALRGEPNVQGSTDHALLYNNLPGYHGTPRAPWQTLADYNKANTPVTKLPNSANWWSNRPKYIASLLKGWFGDEATPENDFCYDLLAKLEPNEDCSYMFAMDKLYQGKMRGGFIFGVNPMNSFPNTNKMRAALDKLDWLVCSELHNSETTDNWKRPGVDPKACKTEVFLLPSAHRIEKEGTISNSGRWLQWFDQGVKPGGEARNFADIVVPLFNQIRDLYKTEGGVLPEPILKMHWTDKYDAAEWARRINGFFWADAKVGDKQYKRGQLVPTFGALKDDGSTSSLNWIYTGSWTEEEGNKSKRRNTSQTPMQANIGLFPNWSWCWPVNRRILYNRASVDVNGKPFNPKRAVIEWDGTKWVGDVPDGPWPPMANEGGKLPFIMVKDGHSQFFGPGPADGPFPEHYEPAETPLASHPFSRQLSSPVYKFHTSDMDKIAAPADPNYPYVLTTYSLTEHWCGGGETRNVPNLLETEPQLYVEMSPELAKEKGIKNGDGVLLESIRGTCEAIAMVTVRIRPFTVMGRTIHLVGMPFAFGWTTPKCGDSTNRLTVSAFDPNTTIPESKACCVNLRKADKLTEIG, via the coding sequence ATGAAAAGCACCCGGAGGAGTTTCCTCAAGGGCGTCGGTGCAGGAGTTCTCTGCCTCACATTGGGGCAGCTGGGCTTCGACCTGGGCGAGGCCCAGGCTTACGCCGTAAAACTCAAGATAGAAGGCGCAAAGGAAGTCATCAGCGTCTGCCCCTTCTGTTCGGTCTGCTGTCAGGTCATAGCCTATGTGCGTGACGGCAAGCTCGTTTCCACAGAGGGCGACCCGGACTTTCCCGTTAACGAAGGTGCGCTCTGCGCCAAGGGCGCGGCGCTCTTCAGCATGTACACCAATGACCACCGCCTGAAAAAGCCGCTTTACCGCGCGCCCAACAGTGATCACTGGGTGGAAAAAGACTGGGACTGGACTCTGGCCCAGATCGCCCGCCGGGTTAAAGACACCCGCGACAAAGACTTTATTCTCAAGAATGCCAAGGGGCAGACGGTTAACCGGCTTGATTCCATCTTCTGGATGGGAACATCGCACGCCTCCAACGAAGAATGCGCTGTCATTCACCAAGCAATACGCGGCCTGGGTGTTGTCCATATGGACCACCAGGCACGGGTCTGACACAGCCCCACTGTTGCGGCTCTGGCAGAGTCGTTCGGACGCGGTGCAATGACGAACCACTGGATCGATATCAAGAATAGCGATGCAGTGCTTATTATCGGCAGCAATGCCGCTGAACATCATCCTGTCGCCTTTAAGTGGGTCATGCGGGCCAAGGACAACGGGGCCGTGCTTATGCACGTTGACCCCAAGTTCTCGCGCACGTCCGCCCGTTGCGACTTCCACGTGCCTCTGCGCTCGGGTACGGATATTCCCTTCCTGGGCGGTATGCTCAACTACATTCTGGAAAACAAGCTGTACTTCAAGGACTACGTTGAAAAGTACACCAACGCCGCCTTTGTGGTGGGCAAGGATTACGCTTTCAACGACGGCCTTTTCAGCGGCTATGATCCTGCCACGCGCACATATGACAAAAAGACGTGGGCGCTGGAAATGGGGCCTGACGGCAAGCCTGTGGTCGATCCCACCTTCCAGAACGAACGCTGCGTCATCAACATGATGCGCCAGCACTATTCCCGCTACACGCTTAAAAATGTTTCTGACGTTACGGGCGTTTCGCAGGAAAATCTGCTCAAGGTATACAAGGCCTTCTGCGCCACTGGCGGCCCCGACAAGGCTGGCACCATCATGTACGCTCTGGGCTGGACACAGCACACCGTGGGCGTGCAGAACATCCGTCTTTCCTCGCTGATCCAGCTCCTGCTGGGCAATATCGGCGTGGCTGGCGGCGGCATCAACGCCCTGCGCGGCGAGCCCAATGTGCAGGGCTCCACGGACCACGCCCTGCTGTACAACAACCTGCCCGGCTACCACGGAACCCCTCGCGCCCCGTGGCAGACCCTGGCCGACTACAACAAGGCCAACACCCCTGTCACCAAGCTGCCCAACAGCGCCAACTGGTGGAGCAACAGGCCCAAGTATATTGCCAGCCTGCTCAAGGGCTGGTTTGGCGATGAAGCCACGCCTGAAAACGACTTCTGCTATGACCTGCTGGCCAAGCTGGAGCCGAATGAAGACTGCTCGTACATGTTTGCCATGGATAAACTCTATCAGGGCAAGATGCGCGGTGGTTTCATCTTTGGCGTGAACCCCATGAACAGCTTCCCCAATACCAACAAGATGCGGGCAGCTCTGGACAAGCTGGACTGGCTCGTGTGCTCTGAACTGCACAATTCGGAAACCACGGACAACTGGAAGCGCCCCGGTGTGGACCCCAAGGCCTGCAAGACCGAAGTGTTCCTTTTGCCCTCGGCTCACCGCATTGAAAAGGAAGGCACCATCAGCAACAGCGGCCGCTGGTTGCAGTGGTTCGATCAGGGCGTAAAGCCCGGCGGCGAAGCACGCAACTTTGCGGACATCGTTGTGCCCCTGTTCAACCAGATCCGCGATCTCTACAAGACCGAAGGCGGTGTGCTGCCCGAGCCCATCCTCAAGATGCACTGGACAGACAAGTATGACGCCGCCGAGTGGGCGCGGCGCATCAACGGCTTCTTCTGGGCTGATGCCAAGGTAGGCGACAAGCAGTACAAGCGCGGTCAACTTGTTCCGACATTTGGCGCGCTGAAAGACGACGGTTCCACCTCATCGCTCAACTGGATATACACCGGCAGCTGGACAGAAGAAGAAGGCAACAAGTCCAAACGCCGCAATACCAGCCAGACGCCCATGCAGGCCAACATTGGCCTGTTCCCCAACTGGTCGTGGTGCTGGCCGGTGAACCGCCGCATTCTCTACAACCGAGCTTCTGTGGATGTGAACGGCAAGCCGTTCAATCCCAAGCGCGCTGTTATTGAATGGGACGGCACCAAGTGGGTGGGCGACGTGCCCGACGGCCCCTGGCCGCCCATGGCCAATGAGGGCGGCAAGCTGCCCTTCATCATGGTGAAGGACGGGCATTCCCAGTTCTTTGGCCCCGGCCCCGCCGACGGCCCCTTCCCCGAACACTACGAACCCGCGGAAACGCCTCTGGCCAGCCATCCGTTCTCAAGGCAGTTGAGCAGCCCGGTGTACAAGTTCCATACCTCCGATATGGACAAGATCGCCGCTCCCGCTGACCCCAACTACCCCTATGTGCTGACCACCTACAGCCTCACCGAACACTGGTGCGGCGGCGGCGAAACGCGCAATGTGCCCAACCTGCTCGAAACCGAGCCACAGCTCTATGTGGAAATGAGCCCAGAGCTGGCCAAGGAAAAGGGCATCAAGAATGGCGACGGCGTCCTTCTTGAAAGCATTCGCGGTACCTGCGAGGCCATCGCCATGGTGACGGTGCGCATTCGTCCCTTCACGGTTATGGGCAGAACGATCCACCTTGTGGGTATGCCCTTTGCCTTTGGCTGGACAACGCCCAAGTGCGGCGATTCCACCAACAGGCTGACTGTTAGTGCGTTTGACCCCAACACCACTATTCCTGAATCCAAGGCCTGCTGCGTCAATCTGCGTAAGGCCGACAAGCTGACCGAAATAGGCTAA